The following are encoded in a window of Francisella tularensis subsp. tularensis genomic DNA:
- a CDS encoding N-6 DNA methylase, whose amino-acid sequence MQSKINRITDILRRDDGISGAMHYTEQVSWILFLKFLNDYENEKSLEAELIGEDYIFVLDEKYRWNIWAAPKGADGKLDVINADTGDDLLEIVNKELFPYLKSFKSIDEDVKSLKYKIGAIFEFLDNRIASGHTLRDVINEIDELNFNKKEDLYQLSQIYENLLKEMGSDGGNSGEFYTPRPLVKAIVDVVNPQAGQTVYDPAAGTCGFLIDAYEHMYSKELSTTQLKFLNEETFFGKEKTPLSYVMGVMNMILHGITSPNINKANTLVKDIRSLEEKDRYDIILANPPFGGKEKATIQTNFPIKSNATELLFLQHIYKSLKLGGRCGVVVPEGVLFQTNNAFKNVKKELLENYNVHTIVSLPAGVFLPYSGVKTNVIFFDREGSTTDIFYYEVNPPYKLTKNKPIQFEHFAEFLEIWQSRKLTYNSWIVNVADIKDYDISAKNPNKVETIEHKSPTQLVNEIKQNTAEINKLMSEIESIIQ is encoded by the coding sequence ATGCAGTCAAAGATAAATAGAATAACGGATATATTAAGAAGAGATGATGGAATCAGTGGGGCGATGCACTATACTGAGCAAGTCAGCTGGATTCTTTTTTTGAAATTCTTGAACGACTATGAAAATGAAAAATCTCTTGAGGCTGAGCTAATAGGTGAAGATTATATATTTGTCCTAGATGAAAAATATCGCTGGAATATTTGGGCAGCTCCAAAAGGTGCAGATGGCAAACTTGATGTTATCAATGCTGATACAGGCGATGACTTATTAGAGATTGTCAACAAAGAGCTTTTTCCATATCTGAAATCTTTTAAATCTATAGATGAAGATGTCAAAAGTCTAAAGTATAAAATTGGTGCGATTTTTGAATTTTTGGATAACCGTATTGCCAGTGGTCATACTCTACGTGATGTTATCAATGAGATTGATGAGCTAAATTTTAATAAAAAAGAAGACCTATATCAGCTATCACAAATCTATGAAAACTTACTTAAAGAGATGGGTTCTGATGGTGGTAATAGTGGTGAGTTCTATACCCCAAGACCATTAGTTAAGGCTATCGTCGATGTGGTTAATCCTCAAGCTGGGCAAACTGTCTATGATCCAGCAGCTGGAACTTGCGGCTTTTTGATAGATGCTTATGAGCATATGTATAGCAAAGAGCTATCAACTACACAGTTGAAATTTCTTAATGAAGAGACTTTTTTTGGCAAAGAAAAAACACCTCTATCATATGTCATGGGTGTGATGAATATGATCCTACATGGTATAACATCACCAAATATTAACAAGGCAAATACACTTGTCAAAGATATTCGTAGTCTTGAGGAGAAAGATCGTTATGATATCATCCTTGCTAATCCACCATTTGGCGGTAAAGAAAAAGCAACTATTCAGACTAACTTTCCAATCAAATCAAATGCTACTGAGTTACTATTTTTACAACATATTTACAAAAGCCTAAAATTAGGTGGTAGATGTGGAGTAGTGGTGCCAGAAGGTGTGCTTTTTCAAACTAATAATGCTTTTAAAAATGTCAAAAAAGAATTACTAGAAAATTATAATGTTCATACTATAGTTTCACTACCTGCTGGAGTATTTTTGCCATATAGTGGTGTTAAGACAAATGTGATTTTCTTTGATAGAGAGGGTAGCACTACGGATATTTTCTATTATGAAGTAAACCCACCGTACAAGCTAACCAAAAATAAACCAATTCAGTTTGAGCATTTTGCAGAGTTTTTAGAAATTTGGCAATCGCGTAAACTTACTTATAATAGCTGGATAGTAAATGTTGCAGATATCAAAGATTATGATATATCAGCTAAAAATCCTAACAAAGTTGAAACTATCGAGCATAAATCACCAACACAGCTAGTCAATGAGATTAAGCAAAATACCGCTGAGATAAATAAGCTAATGAGTGAGATTGAGAGTATTATTCAATAA
- the tsaB gene encoding tRNA (adenosine(37)-N6)-threonylcarbamoyltransferase complex dimerization subunit type 1 TsaB: MNFLLLDTSSKYCSVVLSAAGELYNDTREIPRQHNKYLLEMIQGVFAKAAVNIKDLDFIAYGVGPGSFVGVRLAAAVCQGFAVGLDIPVIGFSSMFALAKSVTTESQKVAVILDAKMDDFYLGLYDKDTDQIITENVYKLEEYSQDLYAGYQLVGESIAELQLKNDDFKIDVANVVEYVYKQYQKQKYDGTLTQETFPVYLRGTSHWQAKKE; encoded by the coding sequence ATGAATTTTTTATTATTAGATACATCAAGTAAGTATTGTTCAGTGGTGTTATCAGCCGCTGGTGAATTGTATAATGATACGCGTGAGATACCACGCCAACACAACAAATATCTACTTGAAATGATACAGGGAGTTTTCGCTAAGGCGGCGGTTAATATCAAAGATTTAGATTTTATAGCTTATGGCGTTGGACCTGGTAGTTTTGTTGGTGTTAGGCTTGCTGCAGCAGTTTGTCAAGGTTTTGCGGTTGGTCTAGATATACCAGTGATTGGCTTTTCTAGTATGTTTGCATTGGCAAAAAGTGTCACGACTGAATCTCAAAAAGTAGCTGTTATTCTTGATGCAAAAATGGATGATTTTTACCTTGGACTTTATGATAAAGATACAGATCAGATAATTACAGAGAATGTCTATAAATTAGAGGAATATTCTCAAGATCTATATGCCGGTTATCAACTAGTAGGTGAGTCTATCGCAGAACTACAACTAAAGAATGATGATTTTAAAATAGATGTTGCTAATGTAGTAGAATATGTCTATAAACAATACCAAAAACAAAAATACGATGGTACTTTAACTCAAGAAACATTTCCAGTATACCTCAGAGGAACTAGTCATTGGCAGGCTAAAAAGGAGTAG
- the nagA gene encoding N-acetylglucosamine-6-phosphate deacetylase — MQSYILKGGKIYSQNDFEAKDIVVKDNVISDIVDDADPAAFNLPIIELSGDDYVIPGFIDIHIHGSKGADVMDGDVDALAVISKSLYTQGVTSYLATTMTAANEQILKAMRAIKDYNSQTHLDSAKIVGVHLEGPFISPGKIGAQNPNYLQEADVTKMASWHNACDSLIKKITIAPEIKNANKVIEFCNSKNIISSIGHTSCTMAQALNAIEQGCTHATHLFNAMSPIEHRNPGAATALLMSKKVLAELIVDGIHLHPDMVKFTYAIKGSDKIALITDAMSAQSAGEGVFELGGQKVIVKDGQARLENGVFAGSVLTMNKALENVLKFTNCSLYDAVKMTSTNQAKSLGFKKGQIKGGFDAEFVILNKNYQVKQVIG, encoded by the coding sequence ATGCAAAGCTATATTCTAAAAGGTGGCAAAATTTATAGCCAAAATGATTTTGAAGCTAAGGATATTGTAGTTAAAGATAATGTTATTAGTGATATAGTTGATGATGCTGATCCAGCAGCTTTTAATTTACCTATTATTGAGCTAAGTGGTGATGATTATGTGATACCTGGTTTTATCGATATCCATATCCATGGTTCAAAAGGTGCTGATGTTATGGATGGAGATGTTGATGCCTTAGCTGTAATCTCTAAATCACTATATACACAAGGAGTAACTAGCTATCTTGCGACCACAATGACAGCAGCAAATGAGCAAATACTCAAAGCAATGCGTGCTATCAAAGATTATAATTCTCAAACCCACTTGGATAGTGCAAAAATTGTTGGTGTTCATCTAGAGGGGCCATTTATATCACCAGGTAAGATTGGTGCACAAAATCCCAATTACCTCCAAGAAGCAGATGTTACTAAAATGGCAAGTTGGCATAATGCTTGTGATAGTTTAATCAAAAAAATCACTATTGCCCCAGAGATTAAGAATGCTAATAAAGTAATCGAGTTTTGTAATTCTAAAAATATAATTAGTTCAATAGGTCATACTAGCTGTACAATGGCTCAAGCTCTAAATGCGATAGAGCAGGGTTGTACACATGCGACACATCTATTTAATGCAATGAGTCCGATTGAACATCGCAATCCTGGTGCGGCAACAGCGTTATTAATGTCAAAAAAAGTTTTAGCAGAGCTAATAGTTGATGGTATTCATCTACATCCTGATATGGTTAAGTTTACCTATGCGATAAAAGGTAGTGATAAAATCGCACTAATCACTGATGCGATGTCTGCTCAAAGTGCTGGTGAAGGTGTATTTGAATTAGGTGGTCAGAAAGTCATAGTTAAAGATGGTCAGGCAAGGTTAGAGAATGGTGTGTTTGCAGGAAGTGTCTTGACAATGAATAAGGCACTAGAGAATGTTTTGAAATTTACAAATTGTAGTCTCTATGATGCTGTGAAAATGACAAGTACAAATCAAGCTAAGTCATTAGGGTTTAAAAAAGGTCAAATCAAAGGAGGCTTTGATGCTGAGTTTGTAATTCTCAATAAAAATTATCAAGTTAAACAAGTTATTGGTTAG
- a CDS encoding pyridoxal phosphate-dependent aminotransferase, whose translation MASLNKKIQNVSTSPTNAMAALAKQIKDQGNDVISLAIGEPGFSTPDIIKAAGIEAINKDITKYTNVDGLKELREAIVARYKREYGIEFAADQVCVTSGAKHSLHNIFNCILEAGDEAIFFAPYWVSYPDMIALTGAKPVVVETKFENNFEIDVTDLEKHITAKTKAVIINSPNNPTGLIYSKKCIEDLANLLRKYPNIWIIGDDIYDQLYFKDRVTLITEVAPDLADRYVIASGVSKNFAMTGWRVGFTIAPKLLNDALKKFQSQSATCACSISQYAAITAMNMPAQDLQYFVESYKQKAQFVTKYLEAMPYVDVKSAEGTFYLFPDLRKLLEHTNFSTDVELCNALLREEYVAMMPGVAFGLSGFARISCANEMPELEEAMTRVARFINKHVSTK comes from the coding sequence ATGGCATCGCTTAACAAAAAGATTCAAAATGTTTCGACTTCACCAACTAATGCTATGGCGGCATTAGCAAAGCAAATCAAAGATCAAGGAAATGATGTAATCTCTCTTGCTATTGGAGAACCTGGATTTAGTACCCCAGATATTATCAAAGCTGCTGGTATCGAAGCAATAAATAAAGATATTACTAAATATACAAATGTCGATGGTCTTAAAGAACTGCGTGAGGCTATAGTAGCTCGTTACAAGCGTGAATATGGTATTGAGTTTGCTGCAGATCAAGTCTGTGTTACCTCTGGGGCTAAGCATAGTTTGCATAATATTTTTAACTGTATTTTAGAAGCAGGTGATGAGGCGATTTTCTTTGCACCGTATTGGGTATCATATCCAGATATGATAGCACTTACAGGAGCAAAACCAGTAGTTGTCGAAACTAAGTTTGAGAATAACTTTGAGATAGATGTTACAGACTTAGAAAAACATATTACAGCAAAAACTAAAGCTGTGATTATCAACTCACCTAATAATCCTACCGGTTTGATCTACTCTAAAAAATGTATCGAAGATTTAGCAAATTTACTTAGAAAGTATCCAAATATTTGGATTATTGGTGATGATATTTATGACCAACTTTACTTTAAGGATAGAGTTACATTGATAACTGAAGTAGCACCTGATTTAGCTGATAGATATGTGATCGCTAGTGGTGTGTCAAAAAACTTTGCGATGACTGGTTGGCGTGTGGGTTTTACAATAGCGCCAAAGCTTTTAAATGATGCACTGAAAAAATTCCAGTCACAATCTGCTACTTGTGCTTGCTCGATATCACAATATGCTGCAATTACTGCTATGAATATGCCAGCACAAGATTTACAGTATTTTGTTGAATCTTACAAGCAAAAAGCACAATTCGTTACTAAGTATCTAGAAGCTATGCCATATGTTGATGTAAAGAGTGCTGAAGGTACTTTTTATCTTTTTCCAGATCTTAGAAAATTACTTGAGCATACTAATTTTAGTACTGATGTCGAGCTATGTAACGCACTACTTAGAGAAGAGTATGTAGCGATGATGCCTGGTGTGGCATTTGGTTTATCAGGTTTTGCTAGGATAAGTTGTGCTAATGAAATGCCAGAGCTTGAAGAGGCTATGACTAGAGTAGCCAGATTTATTAATAAGCATGTTTCAACAAAGTAA
- the ylqF gene encoding ribosome biogenesis GTPase YlqF, with the protein MLHWFPGHMHKATKEFRKKMPSIDIAIEIVDARIPDSSSNHVLEQIVGDKPIIKVLSKNDLADTTITKQWLDYYKGSAIAVNTLEDKNIVKRILDLAQKKCPQRGTVLKPIRAIIFGLPNVGKSTMINKLAGRKVAKTGNEPAVTKLQQRIDISKTFMIFDTPGIMFPSPKSESSAFRIAAIGSIRDTAMDYEGTACYLLNFFREKYTKNFLARYKFISEKDFLERHPQEILKDISIAKTNSNLKQAAKNIVHDFRAGHFGKISLEDPQTIEAEKQQQILLEQQQLQQNL; encoded by the coding sequence ATGTTACATTGGTTTCCCGGGCATATGCATAAAGCCACCAAAGAATTTCGCAAAAAAATGCCTTCGATTGATATCGCTATCGAGATAGTTGATGCACGTATACCAGACTCTAGTAGTAATCATGTTTTAGAGCAGATTGTTGGTGACAAGCCGATTATAAAAGTTCTCTCAAAAAATGATCTGGCAGATACTACAATCACTAAGCAATGGCTGGACTACTATAAGGGTAGTGCCATTGCAGTAAATACTCTTGAGGATAAAAATATTGTCAAAAGAATTCTTGATTTAGCACAAAAAAAATGTCCACAAAGAGGCACTGTGCTAAAACCTATCAGAGCTATTATTTTTGGTCTGCCAAATGTAGGAAAATCTACAATGATAAATAAACTTGCAGGTCGTAAAGTTGCTAAAACAGGTAATGAGCCAGCCGTCACAAAACTACAGCAACGTATCGATATTAGTAAAACTTTTATGATATTTGATACTCCAGGAATTATGTTTCCTAGTCCAAAAAGTGAAAGTAGCGCTTTTAGAATCGCAGCTATAGGCTCCATCCGTGATACTGCGATGGATTATGAAGGTACAGCTTGTTATTTACTAAACTTTTTTAGAGAGAAATATACAAAAAACTTCTTAGCTCGCTACAAATTCATTAGCGAAAAAGATTTTTTAGAGAGACATCCTCAAGAGATACTCAAAGATATCTCAATTGCTAAAACTAATTCAAATCTCAAACAAGCTGCCAAAAATATAGTCCATGATTTCCGTGCTGGACACTTTGGCAAGATCTCGTTAGAAGATCCACAAACTATCGAAGCCGAAAAGCAACAACAAATACTACTAGAGCAACAACAACTACAACAAAATCTCTAA
- the adk gene encoding adenylate kinase yields MRIILLGAPGAGKGTQAKIIEQKYNIAHISTGDMIRETIKSGSALGQELKKVLDAGELVSDEFIIKIVKDRISKNDCNNGFLLDGVPRTIPQAQELDKLGVNIDYIVEVDVADNLLIERITGRRIHPASGRTYHTKFNPPKVADKDDVTGEPLITRTDDNEDTVKQRLSVYHAQTAKLIDFYRNFSSTNTKIPKYIKINGDQAVEKVSQDIFDQLNKR; encoded by the coding sequence ATGCGTATAATACTTTTAGGAGCACCTGGAGCCGGTAAAGGAACTCAAGCAAAGATAATTGAACAAAAATATAATATCGCTCATATTTCTACTGGAGATATGATAAGAGAAACTATAAAATCAGGTTCGGCACTTGGTCAAGAATTAAAAAAAGTTCTTGATGCTGGAGAGTTAGTTTCAGATGAGTTTATTATCAAAATTGTCAAAGATAGAATTTCAAAAAATGATTGTAACAATGGCTTTTTATTAGATGGTGTCCCTAGAACTATTCCACAAGCACAAGAATTAGACAAGTTAGGTGTAAATATTGACTATATAGTTGAGGTAGATGTGGCTGATAACCTTCTTATAGAGAGAATTACAGGTAGGAGAATACATCCAGCATCTGGTAGAACTTATCACACTAAATTTAACCCACCTAAAGTAGCCGACAAAGATGATGTAACCGGTGAACCACTAATAACTCGTACAGATGACAATGAAGACACAGTTAAACAAAGACTATCTGTATACCATGCTCAAACCGCCAAGTTAATCGATTTTTACAGAAATTTCTCATCAACGAACACTAAAATACCAAAATATATTAAGATAAACGGCGATCAAGCTGTTGAGAAAGTGTCTCAGGATATTTTTGATCAGCTTAATAAAAGATAA
- a CDS encoding restriction endonuclease subunit S, which translates to MPIIRIQNLNGSDDFNYFSGEAKEKYYVKSGDILISWSASLDVYKWQGGNAILNQHIFNTIINYDVVDYDFFITLLNIHYQR; encoded by the coding sequence TTGCCAATAATTAGAATTCAAAATTTGAATGGTAGTGATGACTTCAATTATTTTTCTGGTGAAGCTAAAGAAAAATATTATGTCAAAAGCGGAGATATTTTGATTAGTTGGTCAGCTTCTTTAGATGTATATAAATGGCAAGGTGGAAATGCTATATTAAATCAACATATCTTTAACACAATAATTAATTATGATGTAGTTGATTATGATTTTTTTATCACACTATTAAATATTCATTATCAGAGGTAA
- a CDS encoding cold-shock protein, producing the protein MQGTVKFYNKDKGYGFIYSEESEKDFFFSINDWKNPTVPNGSDDVEFEVAQSKKGEKAINIKLLKSAEDKKQQQFNSNDSRITCPSCSRKIVPRMITYKGEPEKSVCPYCAALIKSFDNFTILPF; encoded by the coding sequence GTGCAAGGAACAGTAAAGTTTTATAATAAAGATAAAGGTTATGGATTTATTTATTCAGAAGAGTCGGAAAAAGATTTTTTCTTTAGTATAAATGATTGGAAAAACCCTACTGTACCAAATGGTAGTGATGATGTTGAGTTTGAGGTTGCACAGTCTAAAAAGGGTGAAAAAGCTATAAATATTAAGCTTTTAAAATCAGCAGAGGATAAAAAACAACAGCAATTTAATAGTAATGATAGTCGTATAACTTGCCCTAGTTGCAGTAGAAAGATTGTCCCGAGAATGATTACCTATAAAGGAGAACCTGAAAAGAGTGTATGCCCATATTGTGCAGCACTTATTAAAAGTTTTGATAATTTTACAATACTTCCTTTTTAA
- a CDS encoding class II glutamine amidotransferase, translated as MCRWLMYHGDKIKMSDLLVDPENSLIHQSIHSSQGAVPVNGDGFGVGWYTSLHKEPGVYKDPLPAWNNQNLISLAKHIKSRNFMAHVRASTIAPTSRVNCHPFTFKNHLFMHNGSIAGFDDIRQEIEQLVKPQYFKARFGSTDSEAIFLLAVSNGLENDPKLAIVKSIEQITKIQAKNGLKESIKASIAYSNGETSYSLKISTIGNEPSLYYISYKDIIETLDLKKKNKFKNGFVVLSEPLVESDSYSYVNNYTCIEIRQNEFKVEKL; from the coding sequence ATGTGTAGATGGTTAATGTATCACGGCGATAAAATCAAAATGAGTGATTTGCTTGTTGATCCAGAGAACTCTTTGATACATCAGAGTATTCACTCATCACAAGGAGCGGTGCCAGTTAATGGTGATGGTTTTGGTGTTGGGTGGTACACAAGCTTGCACAAGGAACCCGGAGTTTACAAAGATCCTCTTCCAGCTTGGAATAATCAAAATCTGATATCATTAGCAAAGCATATTAAAAGCAGAAATTTTATGGCGCATGTACGTGCTAGCACTATTGCACCAACGTCTAGAGTGAATTGCCATCCATTTACATTCAAGAATCATCTGTTTATGCATAATGGTTCAATCGCCGGTTTTGATGATATAAGGCAAGAAATTGAGCAGTTGGTAAAACCACAATATTTTAAAGCTAGATTTGGTTCTACTGATTCAGAGGCGATCTTTTTGCTAGCAGTATCAAATGGCTTAGAAAATGATCCCAAATTAGCGATAGTAAAATCCATCGAGCAGATTACCAAAATTCAGGCAAAAAATGGTCTCAAAGAAAGTATCAAGGCAAGTATCGCTTACTCAAATGGTGAAACCTCTTATTCGCTAAAAATCTCTACCATTGGTAATGAGCCATCATTATACTATATCAGTTATAAAGATATTATAGAAACTCTAGATTTAAAAAAGAAAAATAAATTTAAAAATGGTTTTGTGGTATTATCAGAGCCGTTAGTGGAATCTGATTCGTATAGTTATGTAAATAATTACACTTGCATTGAAATTAGGCAAAATGAGTTTAAAGTAGAAAAGTTATAA
- the era gene encoding GTPase Era gives MKKCGYISIIGRPNVGKSTLLNNILKYKVSITSRKPQTTRHQITGIKTLGDTQFIYVDTPGIHIKEPKAINKFMNKAATTMFKDVDVILFVVEMGKWTELEDNIVEKLKHSEIPIFLVVNKVDKKKSLEAAMFIESIKEKLSFYDVIYVSAKQGHNINELESRIEKLLPESEYFFYEEDQITDRSIKFMVAEIIREKIMRTIGSEVPYQIAVEIDSYKVDQEKNIVYIYASILVERDSQKGIVIGAKGTKLKKIGTDSRIDIERLVGMQVNLKTHVKVKSGWSDDDRALKSLGYDLI, from the coding sequence ATGAAAAAATGTGGCTACATTTCAATTATAGGTAGACCTAATGTCGGTAAATCTACTTTGTTAAATAATATACTTAAATATAAAGTAAGTATCACTTCACGTAAACCTCAGACAACTAGACATCAAATTACAGGTATTAAGACGCTTGGTGATACTCAGTTTATCTATGTTGATACTCCAGGTATACATATCAAAGAACCTAAAGCTATAAATAAATTTATGAATAAAGCAGCAACAACAATGTTTAAAGATGTTGATGTAATTTTATTTGTAGTTGAGATGGGTAAATGGACAGAGCTAGAGGATAATATTGTTGAGAAATTAAAGCACTCAGAAATTCCGATATTTTTAGTTGTTAACAAGGTTGATAAGAAAAAATCATTAGAAGCAGCGATGTTTATCGAATCTATTAAAGAAAAGCTAAGTTTTTATGATGTGATTTATGTATCAGCTAAGCAGGGACACAACATCAATGAGCTAGAATCAAGAATTGAAAAGCTTTTGCCAGAGTCTGAATATTTTTTCTATGAAGAAGATCAAATTACCGATAGAAGCATTAAATTCATGGTAGCTGAAATTATCCGTGAGAAGATTATGCGTACTATAGGTAGCGAGGTGCCATACCAAATAGCTGTAGAGATAGACAGCTATAAGGTTGATCAAGAAAAAAATATTGTCTATATCTATGCTAGTATACTTGTTGAGAGAGATAGTCAAAAAGGTATTGTGATAGGTGCTAAAGGAACCAAACTCAAAAAGATTGGTACAGACTCACGTATAGATATCGAAAGGTTAGTTGGTATGCAGGTTAACCTTAAAACTCATGTCAAAGTCAAAAGTGGCTGGTCAGATGATGATCGCGCGTTGAAGTCACTTGGCTATGATCTAATCTAA
- a CDS encoding tetratricopeptide repeat protein has translation MSEQENIPKQPKKIGPITITKKNIIKALVSVGVIGSCVFGINSYLSYRHQLFLESYNTALADIQNQNKSGYKNAFVILKELVEDDQATAKDYFYLGYIYQYGLGTEKNYYDAYKNYKKAANGNYPKAFYQIATLYRDGLGVNKSSEKAIEYFKKSYDLSYKDSVTVLADLVNSNNHMISVVEPEILYDIYLGYKNGSIIATNNSLMANKYLTTAAEGYEPSIIVQARDFTQAGDNYRALMLWQTLLYSSDPKVSELAKKEMIDVEKRVKQQRLKELEEQRQQQIKIQMQQRQKLIEQAKKLDQIEQKKEVGLSTPKQNFNNLNGLIYINLFKANKGQLQQFYKDILGVEVDTNFIKTGDNLDNSYIDDFLILAKLKNNQSSLKFDFANSANNNKFEGVIYYYYNNKDKISQDLLAKIIKNNKPKASSLLPKIYDELETPAKQLEVNQQDNLSKQQQNKKQSKAEKIQLTHEEKIHRMQVFAQKGDFRQFYKLEQAAKDGDVYAIYYTGEYYYNNKEYKEALKYFNEAADKGYGQAYYKLASLYYNEEQNGVPYNKEKAMYYYKKAAELGVRNAQHILMLIE, from the coding sequence ATGTCAGAGCAAGAGAATATCCCTAAACAACCAAAGAAAATTGGTCCTATAACGATTACTAAGAAAAATATCATCAAAGCTTTAGTTTCAGTTGGTGTGATTGGTAGTTGTGTTTTTGGTATCAATAGTTATCTAAGCTATAGACATCAGCTTTTCTTAGAAAGTTATAATACAGCTCTTGCTGATATCCAGAACCAAAATAAGAGTGGTTATAAAAATGCTTTTGTAATCCTCAAAGAGCTTGTCGAAGATGATCAAGCCACAGCTAAAGACTACTTTTATCTTGGGTATATCTACCAATATGGCTTAGGTACAGAAAAAAATTACTATGATGCCTACAAAAACTACAAAAAAGCAGCTAATGGAAATTATCCAAAAGCTTTTTATCAGATTGCAACTTTGTATAGGGATGGTCTAGGCGTCAATAAAAGTAGTGAAAAAGCTATAGAGTATTTTAAAAAATCATATGATCTTAGTTACAAAGACTCTGTGACAGTATTGGCGGATCTTGTTAATTCTAATAATCATATGATTTCAGTAGTTGAACCAGAAATTTTGTATGATATTTACTTAGGCTACAAGAATGGTAGTATTATCGCGACTAATAACTCATTAATGGCAAATAAATATCTTACAACTGCTGCTGAGGGATATGAGCCATCAATAATTGTTCAAGCACGTGATTTTACCCAAGCTGGCGATAACTATAGAGCACTAATGCTATGGCAAACATTACTATATAGCTCTGATCCTAAAGTATCAGAACTTGCCAAAAAAGAAATGATTGATGTCGAAAAACGCGTAAAACAGCAGCGTTTAAAAGAACTTGAAGAGCAAAGACAGCAGCAAATAAAAATACAGATGCAACAACGCCAAAAGCTAATCGAACAAGCTAAAAAACTTGATCAAATTGAACAAAAGAAAGAAGTTGGACTATCAACACCAAAGCAAAATTTCAACAATCTAAATGGTTTGATATATATAAACCTTTTTAAAGCTAATAAAGGTCAACTACAGCAATTCTATAAAGATATTCTTGGAGTTGAAGTTGATACAAATTTCATAAAAACAGGAGATAATTTAGATAATAGTTACATAGATGACTTTTTGATATTAGCTAAACTCAAAAATAATCAATCATCTTTAAAATTTGATTTTGCTAATAGCGCTAACAATAATAAATTCGAAGGTGTTATCTACTACTATTACAATAACAAAGACAAAATTAGCCAAGATTTATTAGCAAAAATAATCAAAAATAATAAACCCAAAGCATCTTCGCTATTACCTAAAATTTATGATGAGCTAGAGACTCCAGCAAAACAGCTAGAAGTCAATCAACAAGATAACTTATCAAAACAGCAACAAAATAAAAAACAATCAAAAGCTGAAAAAATTCAACTAACACATGAAGAAAAAATCCATAGAATGCAGGTATTTGCCCAAAAAGGAGACTTTAGGCAATTCTACAAACTTGAGCAAGCTGCAAAAGATGGTGATGTCTACGCAATTTATTACACTGGTGAATACTACTACAATAACAAAGAATATAAAGAAGCGCTTAAATATTTCAATGAAGCTGCAGATAAAGGCTATGGTCAAGCATACTACAAATTAGCCTCACTATACTATAACGAAGAGCAAAATGGCGTACCATATAATAAAGAAAAGGCAATGTACTATTATAAGAAAGCCGCAGAACTAGGAGTCAGAAATGCTCAGCATATATTGATGCTTATTGAATAA